From a region of the Desulfovibrio desulfuricans genome:
- the gltX gene encoding glutamate--tRNA ligase, producing MTQVVTRFAPSPTGHLHIGGARTAIFCWLLARHSGGRFHLRIEDTDLLRSKQEYTDSILASMRWLGLDWDGELTYQTQRADVYNRYVDKLLETGHAYWCSCTPEEVEAMREEARQNGLKPRYNGRCRERNLGPGEGHCVRLKAPVAGKVVFDDLVKGKIAVDVTELDDMVIRRADGMPTYNMAVVVDDYEMGITHVVRGDDHVSNTPRQILIYEALGLPVPRFGHVPMILGPDRQKLSKRHGARAVIEYQQDGLLPQALVNYLVRLGWSHGNQELFTKEELIEYFDGTNLNPAAAAFDPAKLEWCNAHFMRELPLPELAALVAPFVEEAGLGALPQEKLEPLCVMFRERANNLKALGEAFRPLVVPAAELSYVEKDTAKHFTDAGKAHLQALSAVFAACEPFTAEALEAALNAYVADNGLKFKEVAPPLRTALMGFMGGSHLNEIMAFLGKQETLARLQRAMG from the coding sequence ATGACTCAAGTGGTAACCCGATTTGCACCCAGCCCGACAGGGCATCTGCACATAGGCGGCGCACGTACCGCCATTTTTTGCTGGCTTCTGGCCCGCCACTCCGGCGGACGTTTTCACCTGCGCATTGAAGACACTGATTTGCTGCGCTCCAAGCAGGAATATACCGATTCCATCCTGGCCTCCATGCGCTGGCTTGGGCTGGACTGGGACGGCGAACTGACCTACCAGACCCAGCGGGCCGATGTGTACAACCGCTATGTGGACAAGCTGCTGGAAACAGGCCACGCCTACTGGTGCTCCTGCACGCCGGAAGAAGTGGAAGCCATGCGCGAAGAAGCCCGCCAGAACGGCCTCAAGCCGCGCTATAACGGGCGCTGCCGCGAACGGAATCTCGGCCCCGGCGAGGGCCATTGCGTGCGCCTCAAGGCGCCTGTGGCGGGCAAGGTGGTTTTTGACGATCTGGTGAAGGGCAAGATAGCCGTGGATGTCACCGAGCTGGACGACATGGTTATCCGCCGCGCTGACGGCATGCCCACCTACAATATGGCCGTGGTGGTGGACGACTACGAAATGGGCATCACCCATGTTGTTCGCGGCGACGACCACGTTTCCAACACGCCGCGCCAGATTCTTATTTATGAAGCTCTGGGCCTGCCCGTGCCCCGTTTTGGGCATGTGCCCATGATTCTTGGCCCGGATCGGCAAAAGCTCTCCAAGCGCCACGGCGCGCGGGCGGTCATTGAGTATCAGCAGGACGGCCTGCTGCCGCAGGCTCTGGTGAACTACCTGGTGCGGCTTGGCTGGTCGCACGGCAATCAGGAGCTGTTCACCAAGGAAGAACTGATCGAATATTTTGACGGCACCAACCTGAACCCTGCCGCCGCGGCCTTTGACCCGGCCAAGCTGGAATGGTGCAATGCCCATTTTATGCGCGAGCTGCCCCTGCCCGAACTGGCGGCGCTGGTTGCCCCCTTTGTGGAAGAGGCCGGGCTTGGCGCATTGCCGCAGGAAAAGCTTGAGCCACTGTGCGTCATGTTCCGCGAGCGGGCCAACAACCTCAAGGCGTTGGGCGAGGCCTTCCGTCCGCTGGTGGTGCCTGCCGCAGAACTCAGCTATGTGGAGAAGGATACGGCCAAGCATTTTACCGATGCGGGCAAGGCACATTTGCAGGCCCTCTCGGCTGTTTTTGCCGCTTGCGAGCCTTTTACCGCTGAAGCCCTTGAGGCCGCGCTCAACGCCTATGTGGCCGACAACGGGCTGAAGTTCAAGGAAGTGGCCCCGCCCCTGCGCACGGCCCTCATGGGCTTTATGGGCGGTTCGCACCTCAATGAAATCATGGCCTTTCTGGGCAAGCAGGAAACCCTTGCCCGGCTGCAACGGGCTATGGGCTAA